The Candidatus Woesearchaeota archaeon DNA segment CAATCAATAAAGCAGTGGAGGCATTAACGTAGAACCATGTTAGAAATTAAAAATCTTCACGTACAAGTAGAAGGAAAAGAAATTCTTAAAGGCGTAACATTCACGATTGAAAAAGGAAAAGTCTACGCCCTTATGGGTCCCAACGGCTCAGGAAAGAGCACACTCTCAAAAGTTATCATGGGCCATCCCCATTATGAAGTGACCGCAGGAGAGATTCTCCTTGACGGAAAAGATGTACTCTCAATGAGCCCTGATGAGCGCTCACGCGCAGGGCTTTTCATGAGTTTTCAACAACCTGTTGAAATTCCTGGCGTTACTATGTCCAGTTTTCTGCGCATGGCGGTGCAAGCACATCAAGAAGAAAAGCTCAACCTTGTTGAGTTTCACAAACAAGTGAAGGAGAAGATGGCAGAGCTTGGTATTGACTCCGCGTTCTTACGCAGATACTTAAATGAAGGTTTTTCAGGAGGTGAGAAGAAGCGTGCAGAAATTCTACAGATGGCTCTTCTCAAACCATCCTTTGCAATTCTTGATGAAACCGATAGCGGACTTGATGTTGATAGTCTTCGCGTAGTAAGTGAAGGTATTAACAAACTACGAGGCTCAGATATTGGTATTTTGCTTATCACGCACTACACAAGAATACTCAACCACATTGAACCAGATGTTGTGCACGTGTTGCGCGATGGAAAAATCGTCAAAAGTGGCGGGAAAGAATTAGCACATGACATTGAAGAGCATGGCTACGACCACATCTTAAACAACTAAAACCATGAACAAAGAAGACGTACAAGCGATTTTAAAAACTGTTGTTGATCCCGAATTAGGTCTTGATATTTGGCACTTAGAGCTCATTCGAGATATTAAGATAGAAGGTAACACTGTGTTTATCACCATGACTTTCACCTCTCCGATGTGTCCGTATGGACCTCAGCTTATGCAGGAAATTGAGCAGAAGATACGAGCGGCAGGAGCAGAAGAGGTTGACTTTACTATTACGTTTTCACCTCCTTGGCAGCCAAGTGAAGAAGTACGAGAACTACTCGGCCTAAGTTAGGCGTAAGGGTGAAAACCCGATTCTAGTTCGTACTGTGTCGCTAAGATCAAAGGATATTCGTGACGATCAAACTCTTCGTACATGCGCACAAGTCCCGCTCTTTTGCGCAGGGCAGGGGGAACTATGCGTTGCAACCTTCTTTGAAGGGACGGTTGAAAAAAACGGCGAGTTACATACTTTTCAAAGTGTTTATGATCTTTTTGAATGACGTGATCTATCCAAAACGCTACGCGCTCAGATTCAATAATTGAGAGATGGTTGTATCGTGCAAAGAGAATGTTGATCGCTCGGTGATCAAGACCGGATTCTGCCGAGACCACATTGTCATACGTAGGAACAAAACAGGTAAGCTCAACTCCTGGAGGTAGATCTTTTTGATAAAGTCTCAATGCGAGGTTATTTCCTGGCTCCATTTGACGTGCTGATTTTCCAGGACCAAAACAGGCAAGGAGGGTTCCTAAGTATGGGGATGCTAAAGAGATTATTTTCTTCACGTTTGAAGGAAGACCTATTTCTTTTGCGATAACTGCTTGCGTTATACCTCCCATGGAGTGTCCCAACATGACGATGTTGCGAGAATTCTGTTGGGCTATTTTTTGTAATTGCTTGCTACTAAGCTCTGCTTGTCTTCGTATGTCGTAGAGGAATGGTTTTGCAAAAGCGTAGATTTCATACCCTTTGTTTGCAAGCAAGGGGAGAATTGGTTGAGTAAAATTGTTTGCACCATAACCGTGGTCAAAGTAGATTATAGGTTTTTGCGTATCTACATTTCGTGCAATGCGTCTCACACTACCCTCGCCTCTAAACGTATCAAGACCGTATGAGGTAAGTGCAGGAGGAATGACTCGGGAAAGAGATCTTACATCTCTTAGCGTTGTTCTGATCAAGCTCTCAAGATCCTCTTGAAGAGAAGGGATATGTTCTGGCATAAGTGTGTGTAAGAGAAGAGGCGTATATATACTTTAAGTGACTTCCAAAAGGTGACGATTATCCGATGTAACTCGTCTCAGAAAGGCCTTTCAAGCGTTTGATTTTTTTTGATTTTACTCCTTGCGTGTCAAGAGCTTGTTCAAGTGCTTGGTTGAGTTCATCAATTTCTTTGTCAAGTTCTTTAAAGTTAATTTTGAGTTTTAGTTTCTTGTCAAGGATGTAGAGTAATTCTCGTGCGGATTTAAGACCTAAGTACGCAGCGTGATTGTATGTTTCAGCGAGTAGGCAAATCCCTTTTGTCTTGTACTGTTTTGATAGTCCTACAAGAAGACCCGTCACTCCCACAATAGGACCTACTACGCCATAAATGTCTTTTTTCACTTTAATACCCTTAGTAAATTCTGTAACTACTTTTTTTTCTGCGCCTGTGCAATACACATTGGGTTTTTTTGGAAGATGTTGCAAACCAATGCCTCCAAGCGTGATGATGTGTTCACCTCCTAGACCTGCGAACCATTCAAGAATTTTCACAGTAAACGCGTAGGAAGAGCGCTCTTCTGATGGCTGTACATCTCCTGTAAGAATGAGAATATCTTGCTTGTTTGCTTTTGCATGGTATATTTCTATGAGAGGTAACTCAACAAGGTTTTTCTCATTAACGAAGACAGAATTGGGAAGATCAAAAGAGAAGACATCATAGATTTTCTTTGCCTGAAGTTCATCAATGAGGAAGTCTGCTGCAATCTTACCCACGTTTCCAATCCCTGGAAGCCCCTCAATAAGAAGTGGTTGGGTGAACTTGAGATTTTTCTTTAGTGCACGTAATTCCCAATCTACCATTTGCCCTCTTTTTGCAACAATTCTCTTTTAGCCCTACGCCTGTACTCCCCCATGGGATCCTCAGGACTGTATTTTGGAGGAAATGTAGAGAGTGTTTTCTTCCCACCTACTTCTTCTTTCATAGTATACTCATGTGTTTGAGGATGTTTGTAGAGGTGTTTCATGTTCGAGTGATTGCGATTTCTCCTTCAGGTCCTCTAATAGCTGATGTTAATACATCCGATGCTTTCTTGAGAACTTTTTCGGCGGATTTGTAGTCTTCATCAACAACTTTGAGCGCGTATCTTCCACCTCCAAGATACGTGATGGAAATTTGATCTGAAACCTTAAGCGTGTCTTGTAACGCTTTTTTAATAACCTCTATTCCGTTTGGCGCGTAGGATTTGATTGATACTTCTGCTGAAATGCTTACTTGGGGGGGCTTGATACGAGTTGTGATTACTTCTAGGAGTGTTTCTTCTACTTTTTTAGGAAGTTTTGCTTCTTTTATGAGCTCGTGATCAAGAGCAATGTCTTCAAAGTAATTGAAGATGGTATCATATTCTTTGAGCGCGTAGTCTGCAATTTTCTTTGCAATATCCATCGGGTTTTCTTTACATTGTTCTGCTACATAGGTGATAATTTGTGTTGCTCTTTGAGCTTGCTTGATCTCATCAACTTTTTCACGTCTTTGAGCATCAGATACTCGTCTGAAAGAAAGATCAATGTGTCCCTTTTTTTTGTCAATGCGAAGAACTTTGCAAACGATTTTTTTGCCTTCAACAACGTAGTCACGAATGTTTCTGATGCGACCAGGGGCGATTTCAGAGATGTGAATCATTCCTGAACGATCCCCCCATTCATCAAGAGTGACGAAAACAGAAGTAGGATAGACTTTCGTTACTGTGCACATGACGAGTTCCCCTTCTTCGGGAAATTCTGGTCGTGCCATTTAGAGAACTTCTAGAATTCTTGCTTTGATTCGGGCTTTTCCACCAGTGGATTCAGCAAGTGGTTTTTCGCATACGAGGCATCTCACTGTGGTTGCGGGTTTTCCGAAAACAATTTGCTCATTTTTGCATTTTGCGCAACGAACTTTGATAAATTTTGAGCTAGGATCCATTTTTAGATAAACTCCACTTTTTTTGCCCTAAAACCTTTACTTTGGGTAAATGTTTTGTTACATTCTGTGCAGGTGTAGCGCAGGTCTACTTTTTTGGATGTTTTCTTCCCAGTCATTTTAAATTTGTTGATGGGAGGTTTTGATCCGTAACGTCCAAGGTTTCCAAATCCTTTTCCAAAACCTGAACGCGCTTTTGACCATCGTCCAATGGGACGTGCTGAACCTGGAGTTCTTTTCTTTGCTTGTGCCACTTTGTGCTCAGTGTGTTTTTTACACTTTGGGCATGCGCGTTTCCTTACTTTGGGTAATTTCATGATTCTGCTCGTTTTGCCTTTCCAGTTTTGATGAGGGCGTTTGCGAGTTCTTTGGGAACCGCAGTTACCGTGTTTTTTTCAAACGGACCGTAAATTTGAAGGTCTGGACCCACGATTTGATCCACCTCTTCAATGAGTTGTATCCTTAGTCCTTCTTCATCAAGGATAGCATCTGTTTTTAAATCTTGTGGTTTAAAAGGAGGGGTTTTCTCCTTGATTTCAGGCTCCTGAGAGGTCGTATTGCTCTCTTGAGAAGACGTAGTCGTCTCTTCAAGAAGTTCTTCATCCTCGGTGTTTTTTCGGGTTTCTGAGCGTTGTTTTTGTTCTTCTGAGAGTTCTTGCGTTCCAATTGGAAGCATTCCATTAAGAAGCCTCCAGAGAACTTCTTTTCGTTTAAGTGCCAATTGTGTTGTGATACTCTCGTAAAGTTCTTTTTCGGAGTCAAGCATGTTTTCCGTGTTTGCAAGCTTTGCCCCCGTACGTGATTCGTTGATGGCCATATCAATGATTTTTTTCTCGCGCCGATCATATAATTCTTTGAGAATGCGTTTTATGTTTTCTAAGAGTATGCGATTTTTCTCTCGTTCGCCCCCTACGAAGATGTTGGATTCATCAACTGCTTGGTCAAACACTTCTTTTTTCTGATTAATGTAGTGAAGAACGTGTGCGTAGAATTGTTTGTCAAGGGGTTGTAATTCTTCTCTTTGTTTTTCTAGTCGTAAGATTTCAAAGAGTTTTTCATAGGTAATTACAACTTCTGACATGGTTCCCCCAGGAGTTTTTCATTCTACATGTTTGCGCATTCTTGTTGCGCGTCCTAGCAGCGCTTTTAAGATCTGTATACGTAGTTCTTCTGCACTTCCAAAACCTGCTAGCTTATATCTCCTTTGAAGAAGTGTCTATAAGAATGCTTTAAATAAATTTGGTAGTGTAACCCTTTGTTTTATTAAGGAAAAGGAAAGAATAATCAACTATGCGAGCAAAACTAGGATACCACAACATCACCTTCGCCGAACAAGAAGACAGCATTCGCCTCACCCTGCTTGAGCACTTCATACATGATATTCCACGCTCCACTCTTGAAGCAATAGCACCCGTTCACGTTGAAGAAGGAGATCTTGTCTTTGAAGGCATTTCTGAAAAAAAAGCCGAAAACAAGTTTTTTCGCATTCTCGACCACGCTTTGCGCAACCTCTACTCAACTGCCACTAAAAAACCTGTCTCCTACGTCCACTCAGAATCGGGCATCCCTCTGATGGGCTGTATTGCCTTTGGCATAGTAGATAGGGGTACGGATATGCTTGAAATAAAACCGCTTACAGGCTGCAATATTAACTGTATCTTCTGTTCCGTTGATGAAGGAATATCCTCAAAGAAAACCACCGATATCGTGGTTGAAGCAGATTACTTAATTGAAGAAACACGTAAACTCCTTGAATTCAAAGAACATAACGGTGTTGATATTTACTTGAATCCGCATGGAGATCCAACGCTTTACGCTGATTTAGTCTACTTAGTTAAGGGGTTGCGCACACTTCCACAAGTACGTGTCGTAACCATGATCACCAACGCACAATTACTCACACAGGAAAAAATTGACGAGCTAATCAAGGCAGGACTTAATCGTATTAACATCTCTATTTCCGCAACGGATGAGCTTGAAGGAAAAAAAGCAGCAGGATGGGGACAGTATGACGTTAAACACGTCATGAACATGGTTGAATATTGCTCCGAGCGTATTGAAACCTTTATCGGTCCAGTGTACTTACCAGGAGTTAATGAGCAATCCATTGAAGATGTTGTTGCTTGGGCAAAACATCTTAACGTCACCATTGGTATTCAGAACTTTCTCCCCTATAAAGGTGGAAGAAACCCTGTAAAAGGTGTTTCAATGGAGAAATTCTTTGAATTCTTAAAGCGCTTGGAAGAAAAGTACGAGGTGAACCTCACCTCTTTTGATTATGAGTTGATACCAACAAAGGAGCTCCCCATGCAGTTTAAGAAAAACGATGTGGTAAGGGCAGAAATTGTTCTTCCTGGACGTTACGCACATGAGAAAATAGGAAAAGCAGGAGATCGTTGCATCACGATTAGAAACTGCACACAAGAATCAGGAACGCTCAAAGTAAAAATCATCAAAGCAAAGAATAACCTATTCACAGCAATTCCTCTTTAGAGGACAACAGTCTTTTTCTAAAACAAACATTGTTCACTTCGTGAAAAATATGCGGATGCACAGTACCCTCACCATTTTTGCATAAGCAAAAAAAATGGTCTTAATGAGCAGGATAAGAAGAAGAAAAAAGGAAAAGATTAAGGTTGAAGGTCGGTTAAGACCTTCATTTCTAAACCGCGTTTAGACCAAACTTATCCGTTAACAGGTGTAACGGTAAAGCTACTTGGGTTGGTAACGGAAAGTCTAACTTCCTTACCAGCAAGTTCGCCTGAAGCTTGGTAAGCCTCGTAGTCAGCAAGGACACGGGTTGCAGCAGTTGTATCTTCTGCGTCGTATCCAGCAACAACGATTGCAACGTTGTCACCTGACTCGTAGAGCTTAATCATAGCTTCGTTTGGTCCAAGACCTGATGCGTCACCACAAGCAGGGTATGAAAGACCCATAATCTGTGCGGAGATAGCGTTTACACATGGTCCACCAACGGAGATGATGTTTGCATCAGTGCTTGATACTTGACTTGCAAGTAGAGCAGCACCTACATCAATTCTGTTTGGCTTCTCAATGGTAACAGTTCCAGCTCCACCAGCTGCGGTTGTGGAAACGGTTCCAGCAGTAACGAAGACTTGAGCTCCTCTCTGACCTGAAACAGGGTACTCGATTTCGATTTTCGCTGCGTCATTAGTATCATCAACAACGCTGACGAGAGCTCCGTATGGAGTCATACCTGTTTCAAGGTTGTCATCTTCTTCGTGGCTGTTGAACTCGAAGAACTGGTTTTTGTTGTTAGGCAACACAGATGCATCGAGTTCGTTTCCTCCAGACGCAATAACGATAGTTGCGTTCCACTCTTCATCAACGGAAACTTCGCTTCCTGTTTTGTTAACAGGACCTGCGCCATCAAATTCCGTTGCAAGCGTCTTGAAGACGATGTCAAGAGATGATGCAGTTTCGCTTCCAGATTCACTTGCTGGGAGTCCGATAATCATTCCGCCTTTGGTGGTGATGTTTACTGCATCTCCTGCGAAGTCGTTATCTGCGTTGAGGTCAATTGCAAGACCCGCTCTGCTGTTTGCAGTGGATTCGTTTACGTAGAAGTCGAATGTTTTACCGCCAACGATCAACTCACCTTTGTAGGTTGATGGATCGTAGGTGACTTCTTTGTTTGAACCTGTTGCTTCATCGCTGAAGGTAACAAGTTTTGAATCCGTATCGATGCTATCAAAGGTGTACACGTAGGAGAAAGTGTTTTCATCCTGTGCGTTCTTTGATGCGAGAACGAATGAATCGTCTTCATCGATGGTCCAGTTGAGCGGTGATGCTGCAGGGGACTCTACCCAGTGGAGAACTTCGTTATCTCCTGTTTTAGCGTCTCCAACAACGATGTTTGATCCGCTTAACTCAGCAAGTCTTACATTGTACATTGCTCCAGCAATGTTTTCGAAGACGAGTCTGTATTCGTCATCTCCTTGTGGGTTGAGTTTTACAACAGAAACGCCTGTGTCTGCAAGACCTTCGTATCTGATATCGAAGGTGTCTGAGAGAAGTGCTTCTGGTTCATCGAGGAATCCTCTAAGAGATTCTCCTGCAGGGATGTAGATATCATCGCCGTCTGCACTATCTGCTGCTACTCTGAAGCTGATACTGGAGATGGTAATGGTATCGTTGTTGGTTCCGAAGTTTCCGGAAATTTCTACATCAACTGCTTCGATGTTCTCGTCACTTGCTTCTAAGCTTCCATCAAATCCGCTGGAGAGCACGTTGTCTTTGAGGATGAGTTTGCTTGCTCCAAGGTAGAATTCTACGATGTCGCCGCCTGCTGTTTCACCAGCTTCGTTAGCAAGAACGTCTCGAATACCGATTTCAGTACCATCAGAGAGTTTATCAGTGTCTCCTTCAGCAAGTTTATCGGTGATTTCACCATTGACTTTCAATTTAACGTAGTCTTTACCTGCGTTTCCTGAGTCTGCGATGATCACTGCAGTAACTTCGTAGTCAACGCCATCAATGGTGTAGGTTTTGGTTTGTCCTTCTTCAAGGGTGTCGGTAACATCTCCTCCAAGAAGGGTGAGTTCTACACCTTGGTCGGAGTTGATACTCTTTGCCTGAACAACTGCGTATTGTTGTCCGAGGATGTTGAGTGTTTCATCTTCGAGGTCTTCGAGAACGTTGTCTGAAGTTACATCTGATTCGAGGCCTTCTTCGAATTCAAGTTCGTATTCGAACATGACATCTCCATCTTGGAAGAGGAGGAAGTCTCCTACTTCGTCATTGTCAGTTACCGTGTATTGAACAGCTCCTGCGTCGATGGATGAGCCTTCCTTGAAACGGATGTATTGGTTGTAGTCAGTGGTTCCTCTGTCAGTTGAAACAGTTCCTGAAGCAAGCGCTTCGAGATCATCTCCTGTGACAGTTTCACGCACATCTCCGATGTTCTCGTTGATTTCGAGAAGATCTGATGATGAGGAGATTTCTACTGCATCACCTTGAACTGATACGCCTGCTGTTCCTCCAACGTTTACCACTTCTGTGGTTGTTGAGGAGAACTGAAGTGCAATTGCAATATCAGTAATTCCGATGATATCTGCTGGTGCAGCGTCGTCTCCCACTACGAGTAGTCCGTTGAACTTTCCATCCTGAACGAATGGTTGTGGGTAGTCTCCTAGATCGTATGCTTGAGCAGTTGCACCAAGGATGGTTGCTCCTACCATGGAAGCTCCGATTCCTAGAGCGGAGATTTTTTTCATTGCTTTTCTTAGACTTTTCATCTTATCTAAACACCTCCCGTCTAAACGGGTAGTTTTATTTTTTTGTTTTCACTTGTTTTTGAGGGCTTTGTGAAAGCCGAAGTTGTCATTGTTGTGTTTGGTGTTATCGCTTGATTGTCGTTGTCGTCGTCGATAATGGTAGTCTCTTGTAGGGTTGCAAACAACGAAAAGGGTTTATAAAAGTTGTGTATGATTTGCCTTTGTTCGTAGCAACAAAACACGTATAGCGTCTGAAAGCCTTAAAATCAAGGACTTCTGGGTCGCACCACCCCAGAGTAGCTAAAAGAAAAAAAGTCCCTTCGTTTATAAAGAAAATAGCACGACAAGGAATGATTACACTACTTTACGCGTCCTGCGAAAACACCCCTTAACGCAACCTTTAAAAAGGGGTCGGCTCCACACACAAACCTATGGAAAACTCAAGACCTCTTGACGCACTTAACAATGCACGCGGTAAGCGAGTAATGGTAGAGCTCAAAAACGGAGCTCACCTCTCAGGTATCCTCGAAGCATTTGATATTCATGTCAACACTGTGCTCAAAGACGCACAAGAAACAAGAAATGATACAACGCGCAACCTTGGTACCGTCTTCATTCGAGGAGACACTGTTGTGCTCATCTCACCAACAGAATAAGAACAATGGCAATCTCACAAAAAAGATCACGAAGAAAAGTTTCAGGCGGTAAGTACAACCAGAAACGAAAAGTCAA contains these protein-coding regions:
- the sufC gene encoding Fe-S cluster assembly ATPase SufC codes for the protein MLEIKNLHVQVEGKEILKGVTFTIEKGKVYALMGPNGSGKSTLSKVIMGHPHYEVTAGEILLDGKDVLSMSPDERSRAGLFMSFQQPVEIPGVTMSSFLRMAVQAHQEEKLNLVEFHKQVKEKMAELGIDSAFLRRYLNEGFSGGEKKRAEILQMALLKPSFAILDETDSGLDVDSLRVVSEGINKLRGSDIGILLITHYTRILNHIEPDVVHVLRDGKIVKSGGKELAHDIEEHGYDHILNN
- the rpl44e gene encoding 50S ribosomal protein L44e (protein component of the ribosomal E (exit) site that binds newly deacylated tRNAs after peptide bond formation; contains a zinc finger motif); protein product: MKLPKVRKRACPKCKKHTEHKVAQAKKRTPGSARPIGRWSKARSGFGKGFGNLGRYGSKPPINKFKMTGKKTSKKVDLRYTCTECNKTFTQSKGFRAKKVEFI
- a CDS encoding DNA replication complex GINS family protein, whose translation is MSEVVITYEKLFEILRLEKQREELQPLDKQFYAHVLHYINQKKEVFDQAVDESNIFVGGEREKNRILLENIKRILKELYDRREKKIIDMAINESRTGAKLANTENMLDSEKELYESITTQLALKRKEVLWRLLNGMLPIGTQELSEEQKQRSETRKNTEDEELLEETTTSSQESNTTSQEPEIKEKTPPFKPQDLKTDAILDEEGLRIQLIEEVDQIVGPDLQIYGPFEKNTVTAVPKELANALIKTGKAKRAES
- a CDS encoding small nuclear ribonucleoprotein (Enables 3` processing of polyadenylated mRNAs and tRNA precursors), with the translated sequence MENSRPLDALNNARGKRVMVELKNGAHLSGILEAFDIHVNTVLKDAQETRNDTTRNLGTVFIRGDTVVLISPTE
- a CDS encoding radical SAM protein, producing MRAKLGYHNITFAEQEDSIRLTLLEHFIHDIPRSTLEAIAPVHVEEGDLVFEGISEKKAENKFFRILDHALRNLYSTATKKPVSYVHSESGIPLMGCIAFGIVDRGTDMLEIKPLTGCNINCIFCSVDEGISSKKTTDIVVEADYLIEETRKLLEFKEHNGVDIYLNPHGDPTLYADLVYLVKGLRTLPQVRVVTMITNAQLLTQEKIDELIKAGLNRINISISATDELEGKKAAGWGQYDVKHVMNMVEYCSERIETFIGPVYLPGVNEQSIEDVVAWAKHLNVTIGIQNFLPYKGGRNPVKGVSMEKFFEFLKRLEEKYEVNLTSFDYELIPTKELPMQFKKNDVVRAEIVLPGRYAHEKIGKAGDRCITIRNCTQESGTLKVKIIKAKNNLFTAIPL
- a CDS encoding 30S ribosomal protein S27e, whose protein sequence is MDPSSKFIKVRCAKCKNEQIVFGKPATTVRCLVCEKPLAESTGGKARIKARILEVL
- a CDS encoding ribosome biogenesis protein, which encodes MKHLYKHPQTHEYTMKEEVGGKKTLSTFPPKYSPEDPMGEYRRRAKRELLQKEGKW
- a CDS encoding translation initiation factor IF-2 subunit alpha; amino-acid sequence: MARPEFPEEGELVMCTVTKVYPTSVFVTLDEWGDRSGMIHISEIAPGRIRNIRDYVVEGKKIVCKVLRIDKKKGHIDLSFRRVSDAQRREKVDEIKQAQRATQIITYVAEQCKENPMDIAKKIADYALKEYDTIFNYFEDIALDHELIKEAKLPKKVEETLLEVITTRIKPPQVSISAEVSIKSYAPNGIEVIKKALQDTLKVSDQISITYLGGGRYALKVVDEDYKSAEKVLKKASDVLTSAIRGPEGEIAITRT
- a CDS encoding metal-sulfur cluster assembly factor, which produces MNKEDVQAILKTVVDPELGLDIWHLELIRDIKIEGNTVFITMTFTSPMCPYGPQLMQEIEQKIRAAGAEEVDFTITFSPPWQPSEEVRELLGLS